The Phacochoerus africanus isolate WHEZ1 chromosome 3, ROS_Pafr_v1, whole genome shotgun sequence genome window below encodes:
- the MARS2 gene encoding methionine--tRNA ligase, mitochondrial: MLRIPAFQLLGRRGASRVWRLEDFSLRHYSSGAPSVREDTRDARAYFTTPIFYVNAAPHIGHLYSALLADALCRHHRLRVSSAAATRFSTGTDEHGLKIQQAAAIAGLAPSELCDRVSAQFQQLFREADISSTDFIRTTEARHQLAVQHFWGVLKTRGLLYKGLYEGWYCASDECFLPEAKVTRQPGPSGDLCPVSLESGHPVSWTKEENYIFRLSQFREPLQRWLRSDPQAITPEPFHRAVLQWLDEELPDLSVSRRRSHLHWGIPVPGDDSQTIYVWLDALVNYLTVIGYPNAEFQSWWPTTSHIIGKDILKFHAIYWPALLLGAGMSPPHRIYVHSHWTVCGQKMSKSLGNVVDPRTCLDRYTVDGFRYFLLRQGIPSWDCDYYDEKVVKLLDSELADALGGLLNRCTAKRINPSGTYPAFCTTCFPSEPGLMGPSVRAQAEDYALVSAVATLPKQVADHYDNFQIYKALEAVSSCVRQTNGFVQRHAPWKLNWESPIDAPWLGTVLHVALECLRVFGTLLQPVTPRLADKLLSRLGVSATERGLRELYFLPRFYGHPCPFEGRRLGPETGVLFSRLDQSRARLVNAHKT, from the coding sequence ATGCTGCGAATTCCTGCTTTTCAGCTGCTGGGACGCAGGGGGGCGAGTAGGGTCTGGCGCTTGGAGGACTTTAGCCTACGCCACTACAGCTCGGGCGCTCCGAGTGTCCGCGAGGATACTCGCGACGCGCGCGCCTACTTCACGACACCCATTTTCTACGTGAACGCGGCGCCGCACATCGGGCACCTGTACTCCGCGCTTCTGGCTGACGCCTTGTGCCGCCACCATCGCCTCCGAGTTTCCAGCGCCGCCGCTACGCGATTCTCCACTGGTACCGACGAGCACGGCCTGAAGATTCAGCAGGCAGCAGCCATTGCGGGCCTGGCCCCGTCCGAGCTGTGCGACAGAGTCTCTGCCCAGTTCCAGCAGCTTTTCCGGGAGGCTGACATCTCCTCCACCGACTTCATCCGCACCACGGAGGCTCGGCACCAGCTGGCTGTGCAACATTTCTGGGGGGTGCTGAAGACTCGGGGTCTTCTCTACAAGGGACTCTATGAAGGTTGGTATTGCGCCTCTGACGAGTGCTTCTTGCCTGAAGCCAAGGTCACCAGGCAGCCGGGCCCGTCGGGGGATTTGTGTCCTGTGTCTCTGGAGAGTGGGCATCCGGTCTCCTGGACTAAGGAAGAAAACTACATTTTCAGGCTTTCCCAGTTCCGGGAGCCTCTCCAGCGGTGGCTGAGGAGCGACCCGCAGGCCATCACCCCGGAGCCTTTCCATCGCGCAGTCCTCCAGTGGCTGGACGAGGAGCTGCCGGACCTATCCGTCTCTCGAAGGAGGAGCCACTTGCACTGGGGCATTCCGGTGCCCGGGGACGATTCGCAGACCATCTATGTCTGGCTGGATGCCTTGGTCAACTACCTTACTGTAATTGGCTACCCGAACGCTGAGTTCCAATCCTGGTGGCCGACCACCTCTCATATCATAGGCAAGGACATTCTCAAATTCCATGCTATTTATTGGCCTGCCCTCCTCTTAGGGGCCGGCATGAGCCCACCACACCGCATCTACGTCCACTCCCATTGGACTGTCTGTGGCCAAAAGATGTCTAAGAGCTTGGGCAACGTGGTGGATCCCAGGACTTGCCTTGACCGCTATACCGTGGATGGCTTCCGCTACTTTCTTCTTCGGCAGGGCATCCCCAGCTGGGACTGTGATTACTACGATGAAAAGGTGGTTAAGTTGTTGGATTCCGAGCTGGCAGACGCTTTGGGAGGTCTTTTGAACCGGTGCACTGCCAAAAGAATAAATCCTTCTGGGACCTATCCGGCTTTCTGCACTACGTGCTTTCCCAGTGAGCCAGGGTTGATGGGGCCATCCGTTCGAGCTCAGGCAGAGGACTATGCTCTGGTGAGCGCAGTGGCAACTCTACCCAAGCAGGTAGCAGACCACTATGATAATTTTCAGATCTATAAAGCTTTGGAGGCCGTATCCAGCTGTGTCCGGCAAACAAATGGCTTTGTACAAAGGCATGCACCGTGGAAGTTGAACTGGGAAAGCCCAATAGATGCTCCCTGGCTGGGTACTGTGCTTCACGTAGCCTTGGAATGTTTGCGAGTGTTTGGAACTTTGCTCCAGCCTGTCACCCCAAGACTGGCTGACAAGCTGCTGTCTAGGTTGGGGGTCTCTGCCACAGAGAGGGGCCTTAGAGAGCTCTATTTCTTGCCTCGATTTTATGGACATCCATGCCCTTTtgaagggaggaggctgggacCTGAAACTGGTGTGTTGTTTTCAAGACTGGACCAGTCAAGGGCCAGGCTGGTGAATGCCCATAAGACCTAG